The Mytilus galloprovincialis chromosome 2, xbMytGall1.hap1.1, whole genome shotgun sequence genome has a window encoding:
- the LOC143062514 gene encoding uncharacterized protein LOC143062514, which produces MITSAFVQIAQYDSTNITASQRSRMCHEGQTATSKPTDASAVYPESVPTPGGLLHLTPYLPTTDSSDSSNAGVIIAIVVILLLLIIAVVAGILFYKFYYKPKQDEKKRLIEEQKKPRSHIGMMRKAVDSGIGGGIHKEKEKIDMINMVDIDDDDGIEGSITGINPDKFREYNNNMKLSANFIGTSTPATPSGVDADFSDPNSVPENDTPKEKPKLTSGFSANMQGTSSNETPRTAADLNGHIPNGHLSGDKTNQAVNAGQPTAVTNAVVHNSTSGIRREKSIMKTATKDGEALNDKPVLNVPTEKKTTIATINPYTEEKPTIPQQNPQQNPQPTEDDKREDKLRKSVSFAPDKPAITSNSSSNSNNAPPGILNMSKEKTSLPGAIQDVPDTLITLPRERSNLLGPRDTTLPEIDLKKNTVPDMSNF; this is translated from the exons ATGATTACGTCTGCTTTTGTACAGATAGCACAATATGACAGTACAAACATTACAGCGTCACAAAGAAGTCGTATGTGCCATGAAGGTCAAACTGCTACTTCAAAACCAACAGACGCATCAGCAGTGTATCCTGAGTCAGTACCTACACCAGGTGGTCTTCTCCATCTGACACCTTATC ttCCTACTACTGATTCTAGTGACTCATCTAATGCTGGAGTGATCATTGCTATTGTGGTTATACTGTTACTGCTAATAATTGCTGTTGTAGCAGGAATCTTGTTCTATAAGTTTTATTATAAACCAAAGCAAGATGAGAAGAAGAGACTCATTGAAG AGCAAAAAAAACCTAGGAGCCATATTGGAATGATGAGGAAAGCAGTGGATTCTGGCATTGGTGGAGGAATTCATAAAGAGAAAGAGAAGATCGATATGATAAATATGGTAGACATAGATGATGATGATGGGATTGAGGGTAGCATAACTGGTATAAATCCCGATAAATTCCGGGAATATAACAATAATATGAAGCTAAGTGCAAATTTTATTGGCACTTCCACCCCTGCAACGCCTAGTGGTGTCGATGCTGATTTTTCAGATCCTAATTCCGTACCAGAAAATGATACACCGAAAGAAAAACCAAAGCTTACTTCAGGATTCTCAGCCAATATGCAAGGAACAAGTTCGAATGAAACGCCAAGAACAGCTGCGGATTTGAACGGTCATATCCCAAATGGACATTTATCAGGAGATAAGACAAATCAAGCCGTCAATGCTGGACAGCCAACAGCAGTGACGAATGCAGTCGTGCATAATAGTACAAGTGGAATCCGGAGAGAAAAATCTATCATGAAGACTGCGACTAAAGACGGTGAAGCTTTGAATGACAAGCCTGTTTTAAATGTACCTACAGAGAAAAAGACGACAATTGCTACAATTAACCCATACACAGAGGAAAAGCCCACAATCCCTCAACAGAATCCTCAACAGAATCCTCAACCAACAGAGGACGATAAGCGGGAAGATAAATTAAGAAAATCTGTATCTTTTGCGCCTGATAAACCCGCCATAACTTCAAATTCGTCCTCAAATTCAAACAATGCTCCACCTGGCATTTTAAACATGTCAAAGGAAAAGACAAGTTTACCTGGTGCCATTCAAGACGTTCCTGATACCCTTATTACGCTTCCACGTGAACGGTCTAACCTTCTTGGTCCTAGGGATACAACATTACCGGAAATAGACTTAAAGAAAAACACAGTCCCAGATATGTCAAACTTTTAA
- the LOC143063944 gene encoding endonuclease G, mitochondrial-like: MSRVRFITTASLCGASMGIGLFFGTKYEKLKKENKDPLTHLLPLTDTKALFVPSVFASSSIPATTSTSMPAAFPQPVNRVSEIMKFGFPSLDQVRSFDNFVLSYDRRNRNAQWVFEHIKPEHVMKNENIKRGKSEFLEDNIIHNFFRATKNDFKNSGYDRGHLAAAANHRHTQKAMDQTFTLSNVSPQVGEGFNRDVWNDLEKYVRAKARQSRNVYCCTGPLYLPRRENDGKVYVKYEVIGKNNVAVPTHFFKVLLIENNQGQYELMPFVLPNQPLPKDVKLKKYLVPLESIERAAGFLLFDKIPRNNIKMISG, encoded by the exons ATGTCAAGAGTTCGTTTTATCACAACTGCCAGCCTTTGTGGTGCATCTATGGGAATTGGTTTATTCTTTGGTACCAAATATGAAAAACTGAAGAAGGAAAATAAAGACCCTCTAACTCATTTGTTACCCTTGACTGACACCAAAGCATTATTCGTTCCGTCAGTTTTTGCCTCATCGTCTATTCCTGCCACTACAAGTACAAGTATGCCTGCAGCTTTTCCACAACCAGTAAATCGCGTTTCAGAAATCATGAAGTTTGGCTTTCCTAGTCTGGATCAAGTTCGATCATTTGACAATTTTGTACTGTCCTATGACAGAAGAAATAGGAATGCCCAGTGGGTATTTGAACACATTAAACCAGAGCATGTTATGAAGAATGAAAACATCAAGAGAGGTAAATCAGAATTTCTGGAAGACAACATCATCCACAATTTCTTCCGGGCTACAAAAAATGACTTCAAAAACAGTGGCTATGACAGAGGACATCTTGCAGCGGCAGCTAACCATCGCCACACACAGAAAGCTATGGACCAGACTTTTACTCTCAGCAATGTATCACCTCAG GTCGGAGAGGGTTTCAATAGAGATGTCTGGAATGATTTGGAAAAGTATGTCCGGGCGAAAGCCAGACAAAGCAGAAATGTGTACTGTTGTACAGGACCTCTTTATCTCCCAAG aCGTGAAAACGATGGCAAAGTGTATGTAAAGTATGAAGTAATTGGTAAAAATAACGTAGCCGTTCCAACACATTTCTTCAAGGTTTTGTTAATAGAAAATAATCAAGGACAGTATGAACTGATGCCTTTTGTATTGCCGAACCAACCGTTACCAAAAGATGTTAAATTGAAGAAGTATCTAGTACCTCTAGAATCGATAGAAAGGGCAGCAGGATTTTTATTATTTGACAAGATTCCAAGAAACAATATTAAAATGATTAGTGGTTGA
- the LOC143062319 gene encoding uncharacterized protein LOC143062319 isoform X3, translating into MGNNTPTFVVGIIRSNPTQNKDCERRYTINLSTFRAGCTKMHLFILILLTADLVYVNSQTTQGYNLKALSVKEFLRFDANHDGTITLSEWETVLRGDDDDGDGIITCDEYVRHSSSPHDIALGVLNQFNGGDCKLTHDEGLVPYHHMDGNGDGILQEIEFINFYIQVLKNLGLTDHGHTTKST; encoded by the exons atggggAATAACACgcctacatttgttgtcggaatcattcgtagcaatcctacccaa AACAAGGATTGTGAAAGAAGATACACGATCAATTTGTCTACGTTTCGTGCAGGCTGTACAAAAATGCacttatttattttgattttgctaACTGCAGATTTAGTATATGTTAACAG cCAAACTACACAAGGGTATAATTTGAAAGCTCTGAGCGTCAAGGAATTTTTACGGTTTGATGCCAACCATGATGGAACCATTACTTTAAGCGAATGGGAAACTGTTCTTCGAGGAGATGATGATGATG GTGACGGAATCATAACTTGTGACGAGTATGTTCGTCATTCGTCATCACCACATGACATTGCTTTAGGAGTACTGAACCAATTCAATGGCGGCGATTGTAAGTTAACGCACGATGAAGGACTGGTTCCATATCACCACATGGACGGAAACG GTGATGGAATTCTTCAAGAGATTGAGTTTATAAATTTCTACATTCAG gttTTGAAAAATCTTGGTCTTACTGATCATGGCCATACAACAAAGAGCACTTGA
- the LOC143062319 gene encoding uncharacterized protein LOC143062319 isoform X1 translates to MSIVIIIPTAENLERNVSQYNKNKDCERRYTINLSTFRAGCTKMHLFILILLTADLVYVNSQTTQGYNLKALSVKEFLRFDANHDGTITLSEWETVLRGDDDDGDGIITCDEYVRHSSSPHDIALGVLNQFNGGDCKLTHDEGLVPYHHMDGNGDGILQEIEFINFYIQVLKNLGLTDHGHTTKST, encoded by the exons atgtcaatcgtaataattaTACCAACCGCTGAAAATTTGGAAAGAAACGTCTCGCAGTATAATAAg AACAAGGATTGTGAAAGAAGATACACGATCAATTTGTCTACGTTTCGTGCAGGCTGTACAAAAATGCacttatttattttgattttgctaACTGCAGATTTAGTATATGTTAACAG cCAAACTACACAAGGGTATAATTTGAAAGCTCTGAGCGTCAAGGAATTTTTACGGTTTGATGCCAACCATGATGGAACCATTACTTTAAGCGAATGGGAAACTGTTCTTCGAGGAGATGATGATGATG GTGACGGAATCATAACTTGTGACGAGTATGTTCGTCATTCGTCATCACCACATGACATTGCTTTAGGAGTACTGAACCAATTCAATGGCGGCGATTGTAAGTTAACGCACGATGAAGGACTGGTTCCATATCACCACATGGACGGAAACG GTGATGGAATTCTTCAAGAGATTGAGTTTATAAATTTCTACATTCAG gttTTGAAAAATCTTGGTCTTACTGATCATGGCCATACAACAAAGAGCACTTGA
- the LOC143062319 gene encoding uncharacterized protein LOC143062319 isoform X2: protein MHLFILILLTADLVYVNSQTTQGYNLKALSVKEFLRFDANHDGTITLSEWETVLRGDDDDGDGIITCDEYVRHSSSPHDIALGVLNQFNGGDCKLTHDEGLVPYHHMDGNGDGILQEIEFINFYIQVLKNLGLTDHGHTTKST, encoded by the exons ATGCacttatttattttgattttgctaACTGCAGATTTAGTATATGTTAACAG cCAAACTACACAAGGGTATAATTTGAAAGCTCTGAGCGTCAAGGAATTTTTACGGTTTGATGCCAACCATGATGGAACCATTACTTTAAGCGAATGGGAAACTGTTCTTCGAGGAGATGATGATGATG GTGACGGAATCATAACTTGTGACGAGTATGTTCGTCATTCGTCATCACCACATGACATTGCTTTAGGAGTACTGAACCAATTCAATGGCGGCGATTGTAAGTTAACGCACGATGAAGGACTGGTTCCATATCACCACATGGACGGAAACG GTGATGGAATTCTTCAAGAGATTGAGTTTATAAATTTCTACATTCAG gttTTGAAAAATCTTGGTCTTACTGATCATGGCCATACAACAAAGAGCACTTGA
- the LOC143063945 gene encoding uncharacterized protein LOC143063945, which produces MQLLVVLSLLFGYAYCQIHVHGHELNVLVAKGFARLDTNKDGILETNEYEAVLKVDDTDGDGTITCDEYVAHSSAPKALALQIFTAVDPDHDCSLTHAEALSLLTKMDQTGDGQVSEHEFEHYYVQILKHLGHVDHGHQVVG; this is translated from the exons ATGCAGTTGCTCGTTGTATTATCCTTACTTTTTGGATATGCTTATTG TCAGATTCATGTCCATGGACATGAATTGAATGTATTGGTAGCTAAAGGGTTTGCTCGTCTTGACACGAATAAAGACGGAATCTTGGAAACCAACGAATACGAGGCTGTTTTAAAGGTTGACGACACTGATG GTGACGGAACGATTACCTGTGATGAATACGTAGCTCACTCGTCTGCGCCAAAGGCACTTGCTTTACAAATATTTACCGCAGTTGACCCTGATCATGACTGTTCTCTTACTCATGCAGAAGCTTTGAGCTTACTGACAAAAATGGACCaaacag GAGATGGACAGGTCAGCGAACATGAGTTTGAACATTATTACGTTCAG atcttGAAACACCTCGGTCACGTGGACCATGGTCACCAAGTAGTGGGTTGA